One genomic region from Pseudoduganella lutea encodes:
- a CDS encoding nuclear transport factor 2 family protein — protein sequence MTTEIEPRPPLPPFTRESAIRKVRLAEDGWNARDPAKVSLAYTPESRWRNRSEFVNGREEIVQMLSRKWAKELEYRLIKELWAFDGNRIAVRYAYEWHDDSGNWFRSYGNENWEFDEHGLMARRYACINDLPIRETDRLFRWPQGRRPDDHPGLSELGL from the coding sequence ATGACGACTGAAATCGAACCCCGCCCGCCACTGCCGCCCTTTACGCGGGAGAGTGCGATCCGGAAGGTGCGGCTGGCCGAGGATGGCTGGAATGCGCGCGATCCCGCGAAGGTCAGCCTGGCCTATACGCCGGAGAGCCGATGGCGCAACCGCTCGGAATTCGTCAATGGCAGGGAGGAGATCGTGCAGATGCTGTCCCGCAAATGGGCGAAGGAGCTGGAGTACCGGCTGATCAAGGAGCTGTGGGCGTTCGACGGGAACCGGATCGCCGTGCGCTATGCCTACGAGTGGCACGACGATTCGGGCAACTGGTTCCGGTCATACGGCAACGAGAACTGGGAATTCGACGAGCACGGCCTGATGGCACGGCGGTATGCCTGCATCAACGACCTGCCGATCAGGGAAACCGACCGGCTGTTCCGCTGGCCGCAGGGGCGGCGCCCTGATGACCATCCCGGGTTGAGCGAGCTGGGGCTTTGA
- a CDS encoding 4Fe-4S dicluster domain-containing protein yields MSSPISASPAPVSPASPTSAAATEVRWGLAIDTERCIGCHACSVACKVENSVYLGAFRTKVYYHDYRGKDAVGKSTMRRAFLPTLCMQCEDAPCLTACPTESIRRDADGVVRIDTESCDRSRDCISACPYGAIHIDPVAQVADKCDLCSHRLEAGMQPACVEACPTEVLVFGNENDPASAISRFRARHQAELTVLKAEEKTRPAVHYRGIGSVVPRAMERKLPKGRNHDPFTYEVDTWSELRADYGTGSK; encoded by the coding sequence ATGAGTAGCCCAATCTCCGCTTCCCCCGCTCCCGTTTCCCCTGCATCTCCCACCTCCGCCGCCGCCACGGAGGTCCGCTGGGGCCTGGCGATCGACACCGAACGCTGCATCGGCTGCCATGCCTGTTCCGTGGCCTGCAAGGTCGAGAATTCCGTGTACCTTGGCGCGTTCCGCACGAAAGTGTATTACCACGACTACCGCGGCAAGGATGCCGTGGGAAAGAGCACGATGCGGCGCGCCTTCCTGCCCACGCTGTGCATGCAGTGCGAGGACGCGCCCTGCCTCACCGCCTGCCCCACCGAATCGATCCGGCGCGACGCAGACGGCGTGGTGCGCATCGACACGGAAAGCTGCGACCGCTCGCGCGACTGCATCAGCGCCTGCCCGTATGGCGCGATCCACATCGACCCGGTGGCCCAGGTGGCCGACAAGTGCGACCTGTGCAGCCACCGCCTGGAGGCGGGCATGCAGCCGGCCTGCGTGGAGGCCTGCCCTACCGAGGTCCTCGTGTTCGGCAACGAGAACGATCCGGCCAGCGCCATCAGCCGCTTCCGCGCGCGCCACCAGGCCGAGCTCACGGTGCTGAAGGCCGAGGAAAAGACGCGCCCCGCCGTGCACTACCGCGGCATCGGCAGCGTGGTGCCGCGCGCCATGGAACGCAAGCTCCCCAAGGGCCGTAACCATGATCCGTTCACGTACGAGGTCGACACCTGGTCCGAACTGCGCGCCGATTACGGCACGGGGAGCAAATGA
- a CDS encoding NrsF family protein — translation MMKTDDFITMLAKDGTVRRRPFLVTWSPVAVAMVLSAVLMAVTLGVRPHLEQWAGAPLFWLKCGFVAALAAAGLRAVRIAAIPGARFGTLPWLLAAPVVLMAIAAVATLLATDTGARAQQFWGSTWRTCPLLIALLALPIFAALLHVMRGLAPTRPRLAGAMAGFAAGATAALLYCLHCPELAPSFVAFWYLLGMLIPTAAGALAGRAVLAW, via the coding sequence ATGATGAAAACCGACGATTTCATTACGATGCTGGCCAAGGATGGCACGGTGCGCCGGCGCCCATTCCTCGTCACCTGGTCGCCCGTGGCCGTGGCCATGGTGCTGAGCGCGGTGCTGATGGCAGTCACGCTGGGTGTGCGCCCGCACCTGGAACAGTGGGCCGGCGCACCGCTCTTCTGGCTCAAGTGCGGCTTCGTTGCCGCGCTCGCCGCCGCCGGCCTGCGCGCGGTGCGCATCGCGGCCATTCCCGGAGCGCGCTTCGGCACCCTGCCCTGGCTGCTGGCGGCCCCCGTGGTGCTGATGGCGATCGCCGCCGTGGCCACGCTGCTCGCCACCGATACCGGCGCCCGCGCACAGCAGTTCTGGGGCAGCACGTGGCGCACGTGCCCCCTGCTGATCGCGCTGCTGGCGCTGCCGATCTTCGCGGCCCTGCTGCACGTGATGCGCGGGCTCGCGCCCACCCGGCCCAGGCTTGCCGGCGCCATGGCCGGGTTCGCGGCCGGCGCCACGGCGGCCCTGCTGTACTGCCTGCACTGCCCGGAACTGGCGCCAAGCTTCGTGGCATTCTGGTACCTGCTCGGCATGCTGATTCCCACCGCGGCAGGCGCGCTGGCCGGCCGCGCGGTGCTGGCCTGGTAG
- a CDS encoding spondin domain-containing protein, which yields MNKFSAFAETVAPAPSTNILPGHAARRPALRAAIVLGCALAASGAATTVHADEAESDRFAASRPSSVTVSVTNLTHATWFAPILVAAHHAGFTGFSEGKPASPALQALAEIGDIAPLAETLPAGSAAVLNPAGGPLKPGGTTTVALPNRKGASNTHLSILAMLVPTNDGFTALNSIAIPTMPGKYVYTLGAYDAGTEANDEARASAAGVGQPGMGLPPFLNDADGNLAPDIYPDAPGFAHARPEGYVHGHRGIVGGPAGGDSALDHVSYRWMNPVARVTLTVK from the coding sequence ATGAACAAGTTTTCCGCTTTCGCTGAAACCGTCGCGCCCGCTCCTTCGACGAATATCCTACCCGGCCATGCCGCGCGCCGGCCTGCGCTGCGCGCCGCCATCGTCCTCGGGTGCGCACTCGCGGCATCGGGTGCGGCAACGACCGTGCACGCCGACGAAGCGGAATCGGACAGGTTCGCTGCAAGCCGCCCATCCAGCGTGACCGTCAGCGTTACCAACCTCACGCATGCCACCTGGTTCGCGCCGATCCTGGTGGCCGCGCATCACGCGGGTTTCACCGGCTTCAGCGAAGGCAAGCCGGCATCGCCGGCATTGCAGGCCCTGGCGGAAATCGGCGATATCGCGCCGCTCGCCGAAACGCTGCCGGCCGGATCGGCCGCCGTGCTCAATCCCGCCGGCGGCCCGCTCAAGCCGGGCGGCACCACCACGGTGGCCCTGCCCAACCGCAAGGGCGCAAGCAATACCCACTTGTCCATCCTCGCGATGCTGGTGCCCACCAACGATGGCTTTACCGCCTTGAACAGCATCGCGATCCCGACCATGCCGGGCAAGTACGTGTACACGCTCGGCGCCTATGACGCCGGCACGGAAGCCAACGACGAAGCGCGGGCAAGCGCCGCCGGTGTCGGCCAGCCAGGCATGGGCCTGCCGCCGTTCCTCAACGATGCCGATGGCAACCTCGCACCGGACATCTACCCCGACGCGCCCGGCTTTGCCCACGCCAGGCCGGAAGGCTATGTGCATGGGCACCGCGGCATCGTGGGTGGCCCGGCCGGCGGCGACAGCGCGCTGGACCACGTCAGTTACCGGTGGATGAACCCGGTGGCACGCGTGACGCTCACCGTGAAATAA
- a CDS encoding sigma-70 family RNA polymerase sigma factor yields the protein MSLQTALQSTETKLNTLIVKGMAGDEGAYRAFLQLAATHLRAFLRRRMQKWPDEVEDLVQESLLAIHNQRHTYDPAAPLTSWMYAITKYKLIDWMRRHARQEALNDPLGDEHELFSSAAADAADAGRDLDKVLTLLPEQQRAAILHTKVDGWSVRETATALRISEASVKVAVHRGLKALAEKLRMK from the coding sequence ATGTCCCTCCAAACGGCCCTGCAATCGACGGAAACAAAGCTGAACACCCTGATCGTGAAGGGCATGGCAGGCGATGAGGGCGCGTACCGGGCCTTCCTGCAGCTGGCCGCCACGCACCTGCGCGCGTTCCTCCGGCGCCGCATGCAGAAATGGCCGGACGAGGTGGAAGACCTCGTCCAGGAATCGCTGCTCGCGATCCACAACCAGCGCCACACGTATGACCCGGCGGCACCGCTAACATCCTGGATGTATGCGATCACGAAGTACAAGCTGATAGACTGGATGCGCCGGCATGCCCGCCAGGAAGCGCTCAACGATCCGCTCGGCGACGAGCATGAACTGTTTTCCAGCGCGGCAGCGGATGCGGCGGATGCGGGCCGCGACCTGGACAAGGTGCTGACGCTGCTGCCCGAACAGCAGCGCGCGGCCATCCTGCACACGAAGGTGGACGGGTGGTCGGTGCGGGAAACGGCCACCGCACTGCGTATCTCGGAAGCGAGCGTGAAGGTGGCGGTGCACCGGGGCTTGAAGGCGCTCGCGGAAAAACTACGGATGAAATGA
- the aac(6') gene encoding aminoglycoside 6'-N-acetyltransferase, with protein MKIVPCSSTAQEGWLALRQALWPVGPPAEHLLEMQALLDEPGRFVQYMAYEADGTPAGFVEAALRTDYVNGTDKSPVAFLEGLYVAPQSRRNGVATLLVATIVAWAQAVGCEELAADALLDNEASQAMHRALGFEETERVVFFRKLI; from the coding sequence ATGAAGATCGTTCCCTGTAGCTCCACCGCGCAGGAAGGCTGGCTGGCCCTCCGGCAGGCCCTGTGGCCCGTCGGTCCGCCGGCCGAGCACCTGCTTGAAATGCAGGCCCTGCTCGACGAGCCGGGCCGATTTGTGCAGTACATGGCCTACGAGGCGGACGGCACGCCGGCCGGCTTCGTGGAAGCGGCGCTGCGCACCGACTACGTGAACGGCACGGATAAATCGCCGGTCGCCTTCCTGGAAGGCCTCTACGTGGCGCCCCAGTCCCGCCGCAACGGGGTGGCTACCTTGCTGGTGGCCACCATCGTCGCGTGGGCGCAGGCGGTGGGCTGCGAGGAACTGGCCGCCGATGCCCTGCTGGACAACGAAGCCAGCCAGGCGATGCATCGCGCGCTGGGTTTCGAGGAAACCGAGCGGGTGGTGTTCTTCCGCAAGCTGATCTGA
- a CDS encoding DsrE family protein yields MKAVVIILSDPNAGEEALGRMFNGLAAAYDFQQQDTEVGIYFQGTGTRWPGVLANPAHPVHALYKAVEGRVVSVSCGCADVFGARGEVEKTGLDLLTDNGVPGTSGLPSIARAVSDGYAVFTF; encoded by the coding sequence ATGAAAGCTGTCGTCATCATCCTGTCCGACCCGAACGCTGGCGAAGAAGCGCTGGGCCGCATGTTCAACGGCCTGGCCGCCGCGTACGATTTCCAGCAGCAGGACACCGAAGTGGGCATTTATTTCCAGGGTACGGGCACCCGCTGGCCGGGCGTGCTGGCCAATCCCGCGCACCCCGTCCACGCACTGTACAAGGCGGTCGAGGGCAGGGTGGTGAGTGTTTCGTGCGGTTGCGCCGACGTGTTCGGCGCGCGTGGGGAAGTGGAGAAAACCGGGCTCGATCTGTTGACCGATAACGGCGTGCCGGGGACTTCCGGCTTGCCGAGCATCGCGCGGGCCGTGTCGGATGGGTACGCCGTGTTCACCTTCTGA
- a CDS encoding molybdopterin-containing oxidoreductase family protein — protein sequence MMERRQFIKSGMGALATLAVGETILLTATEASAAVTEPLNYAPAADGTLQKVRPDYSKAKSVKSVCLNCSTVCGIEGFVQDGRVVKIRGNPLDPNLGSFMTCAKGQSGPTINSYPERLIYPMKRVGKRGEGLWKRITWDEAYAEMATRIQRCIDDGHPERVAIHQGRSRYESETSRFLNAIGSPVLLNHRALCSSNKRAANYVSLGETDWESIDAERCRYFLNFGANFFEAHQGGLHLVKRVTKARFDHGAKLVTFDVRLSNTAGRSDEWFQPFPGTEGAIALAMAHVILRDNLHDRDFMADFVQPGEKQLRTWLAGYTPAWAQKLSGVPARDIERLATEFAAAKPAVAAFTNRGTGAHYNGFNAERAVVMLNALVGAIGVPGGYCYGLDEKLSPGRYPAPQPAPPKVTIRTDLEDPPEWPLANRWQKMKVGQVVYDYLKQGRARLDVYISYTIVSPMTWPEGRATATEVLCDEKLIPFHACSDIIYSEMAHYADLILPDATYLERWGMDIRNNLELQHYVMLRQPMVPPPGETVSFPDVLFNIGKRLGPAQAKYFAFGTHEDYVREQCSKLPRTGPDGKQFASGFDYMKHYGVHVDTSQPKAYHVYRRQLDAAQLAGTRVDEATGCIMKADKPGGKERAIGLVVRGQPLRGFATPSRRFEIHAPEVAQVAATAGMKDDGMPAFHPVPGLERLPRDRFVLTSFKWNVHTQGRTASQKYLAEIVHDNPMWIHPSVAARIGAKSGDMVELTTYRPRSGTVGDQAFKASATGKEEVVGRARIRVFVTEGIHPKVLAVSNSLGWKFGGRSTQGRSGDRDALLDASGQGGVRPALSTAPATDDLRNGVWWDERRGGRGNGVNINAILPVNPGPLVGMQAWFDTVCSVRKV from the coding sequence ATGATGGAACGCCGCCAGTTCATCAAGTCGGGCATGGGTGCTCTCGCCACCCTCGCCGTCGGCGAAACCATCCTGCTCACCGCCACCGAGGCTTCCGCGGCGGTCACCGAGCCGTTGAACTACGCGCCCGCCGCTGACGGCACGCTGCAGAAGGTGCGCCCGGACTACAGCAAGGCGAAGTCCGTCAAGAGCGTGTGCCTGAACTGCTCCACCGTGTGCGGCATCGAAGGCTTCGTGCAGGACGGCCGCGTGGTCAAGATCCGCGGCAACCCGCTCGACCCGAACCTGGGCAGCTTCATGACGTGCGCGAAAGGCCAGAGCGGCCCCACGATCAACAGTTATCCGGAGCGCCTAATATATCCGATGAAGCGCGTGGGCAAGCGCGGCGAAGGGCTGTGGAAGCGCATCACGTGGGACGAGGCCTATGCCGAGATGGCCACGCGCATCCAGCGCTGCATCGACGACGGCCATCCGGAACGCGTGGCGATCCACCAGGGCCGCTCGCGCTATGAATCGGAAACGTCGCGCTTCCTGAACGCGATCGGCTCGCCCGTGCTGCTGAACCACCGCGCGCTGTGCTCGTCGAACAAGCGCGCCGCCAACTACGTGAGCCTGGGCGAAACGGACTGGGAATCGATCGATGCGGAACGCTGCCGCTACTTCCTCAACTTCGGCGCCAATTTCTTCGAGGCGCACCAGGGTGGCCTGCACCTGGTCAAGCGGGTGACGAAGGCGCGCTTCGACCATGGCGCCAAGCTGGTCACGTTCGACGTGCGCCTGTCCAACACGGCGGGCCGCAGCGACGAATGGTTCCAGCCCTTCCCCGGCACCGAGGGGGCGATCGCGCTGGCGATGGCGCACGTGATCCTGCGCGACAACCTGCACGACCGCGATTTCATGGCCGATTTCGTGCAGCCGGGGGAAAAGCAGCTGCGCACCTGGCTTGCCGGCTACACGCCCGCCTGGGCACAGAAGCTTTCCGGCGTGCCCGCCAGGGACATCGAACGGCTCGCCACCGAATTCGCCGCCGCGAAGCCGGCGGTGGCGGCCTTCACGAACCGCGGCACGGGCGCCCACTACAACGGCTTCAATGCCGAGCGCGCGGTCGTCATGCTGAACGCGCTCGTCGGTGCCATCGGCGTGCCGGGCGGTTATTGCTATGGCCTGGACGAGAAGCTGTCGCCGGGCCGCTATCCGGCGCCGCAGCCGGCGCCGCCGAAGGTCACGATCCGCACCGACCTGGAAGACCCGCCCGAATGGCCGCTGGCGAACCGCTGGCAAAAGATGAAGGTGGGCCAGGTGGTCTATGACTACCTGAAGCAGGGCCGCGCGCGCCTGGACGTGTACATCAGCTACACGATCGTTTCGCCGATGACGTGGCCCGAAGGCCGCGCCACCGCCACCGAGGTGCTGTGCGACGAAAAGCTCATTCCGTTCCATGCCTGCTCGGACATCATCTATTCCGAGATGGCGCACTACGCCGACCTGATCCTGCCGGATGCCACGTACCTGGAACGGTGGGGCATGGACATCCGCAATAACCTCGAACTGCAGCACTACGTGATGCTGCGCCAGCCGATGGTGCCGCCGCCGGGCGAAACGGTGTCGTTCCCGGACGTGCTGTTCAACATCGGCAAGCGCCTCGGCCCCGCGCAGGCGAAATACTTCGCCTTCGGCACGCACGAGGACTACGTGCGCGAACAGTGTTCGAAGCTGCCCCGCACGGGCCCGGACGGCAAGCAGTTCGCCAGCGGCTTCGACTACATGAAGCACTACGGCGTGCACGTGGACACGAGCCAGCCCAAGGCTTACCACGTCTACCGCCGCCAGCTCGATGCCGCGCAGCTGGCCGGCACCCGCGTGGACGAAGCGACGGGCTGCATCATGAAGGCCGACAAACCGGGCGGCAAGGAACGCGCCATCGGCCTGGTGGTGCGCGGCCAGCCGCTGCGCGGGTTCGCCACGCCATCGCGCCGCTTCGAGATCCACGCGCCGGAAGTGGCGCAGGTGGCCGCCACCGCCGGCATGAAGGATGATGGCATGCCCGCCTTCCACCCCGTGCCCGGCCTGGAGAGGCTGCCGCGCGACCGCTTCGTGCTCACGTCGTTCAAGTGGAACGTTCACACGCAAGGGCGCACCGCATCGCAGAAATACCTGGCCGAGATCGTGCACGACAACCCCATGTGGATCCACCCGTCGGTCGCCGCGCGCATCGGCGCGAAGTCGGGCGACATGGTGGAGCTGACGACCTACCGGCCCCGCTCGGGCACTGTCGGGGACCAGGCGTTCAAGGCTTCGGCCACGGGCAAGGAAGAGGTGGTCGGGCGCGCCCGCATCCGCGTGTTCGTGACCGAGGGCATTCACCCGAAGGTGCTGGCCGTGTCGAATTCACTGGGCTGGAAGTTCGGCGGCCGTTCTACGCAGGGCCGCTCCGGCGATCGCGATGCCTTGCTGGATGCGTCCGGCCAGGGCGGCGTGCGCCCTGCCCTGTCGACCGCACCGGCCACCGACGATCTGCGCAACGGCGTATGGTGGGACGAGCGGCGCGGCGGGCGCGGCAACGGCGTGAACATCAATGCCATCCTGCCCGTGAATCCGGGGCCGCTGGTGGGGATGCAGGCGTGGTTCGATACGGTGTGCAGCGTGCGCAAGGTGTGA
- a CDS encoding alpha/beta fold hydrolase, with product MATSTVTTKDGVEIFYKDWGSGTPIVFSHGWPLSSDDWDAQMMFFVAQGFRVIAHDRRGHGRSSQVATGHDMDHYADDLAAVVKHLDLKGAIHVGHSTGGGEVVRYLARHGESRAAKAVLIAAVPPLMVKSASNPGGLPKDVFDGIQQQVATNRAQFYRDLPSGPFYGFNRPGVKPQEGVIQNWWRQGMMGGAKAHYDGVVAFSQTDFTEDLKKISLPVLVQHGDDDQIVPYADSGPLSAKLLKNGTLKTYKGYPHGMPTTHADVINADILAFIKG from the coding sequence ATGGCAACGAGCACGGTCACCACCAAGGACGGCGTCGAGATCTTCTACAAGGATTGGGGCAGTGGCACGCCGATCGTGTTTTCGCACGGCTGGCCGCTCAGTTCCGACGACTGGGATGCGCAGATGATGTTCTTCGTGGCGCAGGGCTTCCGCGTGATCGCCCACGACCGCCGCGGCCATGGTCGCTCGAGCCAGGTGGCGACCGGCCACGACATGGACCACTATGCCGACGACCTGGCAGCCGTGGTAAAGCACCTGGACCTGAAGGGCGCGATCCACGTTGGCCACTCCACCGGCGGTGGCGAGGTGGTGCGCTACCTGGCGCGCCATGGCGAGTCGCGCGCCGCGAAGGCGGTGCTGATCGCCGCAGTGCCGCCGCTGATGGTCAAGTCGGCCTCCAACCCCGGCGGCCTGCCGAAGGACGTGTTCGACGGCATCCAGCAGCAGGTCGCCACGAACCGCGCCCAGTTCTACCGTGACCTGCCATCCGGCCCGTTCTATGGCTTCAACCGCCCGGGCGTGAAGCCGCAGGAAGGCGTGATCCAGAACTGGTGGCGCCAGGGCATGATGGGCGGGGCCAAGGCGCATTACGACGGCGTGGTGGCGTTCTCGCAGACCGACTTCACCGAAGACCTGAAGAAGATCTCGCTGCCCGTGCTGGTGCAGCATGGCGACGATGACCAGATCGTGCCCTATGCCGATTCCGGCCCGCTGTCGGCCAAGCTGCTGAAGAATGGCACCCTCAAGACCTACAAGGGCTACCCGCATGGCATGCCGACCACGCATGCGGACGTGATCAACGCGGATATCCTCGCGTTCATCAAGGGCTGA
- a CDS encoding pyridoxamine 5'-phosphate oxidase family protein — MSDMAFHDGERKVQALAGETAIANRNVAMLSDTVIGGARPFIAKQSMAVLASTDAEGAMWASVVFGEPGFLHTHDGRSITIDVAREDRDAADPIWHNMTAGADVGMLFIELSSRRRYRVNGTVLRIDARGAEVAIHEAYPNCPKYIQRRQLHQLEEPRRPAREVAEGTVLRGGVTDIVARADTLFVASRHAEAGADASHRGGRPGFVKLVDERTLRIPDYPGNSMFNTLGNIEADGRAGICILDFNGGQVLQLTGTAAVLTDQDDPRGETGGTRRFWEFTVNRWILRALPCTMEWQYVDASPFNPVA, encoded by the coding sequence ATGAGCGACATGGCCTTCCATGATGGCGAGCGCAAGGTGCAGGCGCTGGCCGGCGAGACCGCCATCGCCAACCGCAACGTCGCGATGCTGTCGGACACCGTCATCGGCGGCGCCCGGCCCTTCATCGCGAAGCAGTCCATGGCGGTGCTGGCGAGCACCGATGCCGAAGGCGCCATGTGGGCGTCGGTGGTGTTCGGCGAACCCGGCTTCCTGCACACGCACGATGGCCGGTCGATCACGATCGACGTGGCGCGGGAGGACCGCGATGCCGCCGATCCAATCTGGCACAACATGACCGCCGGCGCCGACGTGGGCATGCTGTTCATCGAACTGAGCTCGCGCCGGCGCTACCGCGTGAACGGCACCGTGCTGCGCATCGATGCGCGCGGCGCCGAAGTGGCGATCCACGAGGCTTATCCGAACTGCCCGAAATACATCCAGCGCCGGCAACTGCACCAGTTGGAGGAGCCAAGGCGGCCCGCGCGCGAGGTGGCCGAGGGCACGGTGCTGCGCGGCGGCGTGACGGACATCGTGGCGCGTGCCGACACGCTCTTCGTGGCCAGCCGCCATGCCGAAGCGGGCGCCGATGCGTCGCACCGGGGCGGCCGGCCCGGCTTCGTGAAGCTGGTGGACGAGCGCACGCTACGCATTCCCGACTACCCCGGCAACAGCATGTTCAACACCCTTGGCAACATCGAGGCGGACGGCCGCGCCGGCATCTGCATCCTCGATTTCAACGGCGGCCAGGTGCTGCAGCTGACTGGCACGGCGGCCGTGTTGACGGACCAGGATGATCCGCGCGGCGAAACAGGCGGCACGCGGCGCTTCTGGGAATTTACGGTGAACCGCTGGATCCTGCGCGCCCTGCCCTGTACGATGGAATGGCAATACGTGGATGCTTCGCCCTTCAATCCCGTCGCCTGA
- a CDS encoding LysR family transcriptional regulator, with amino-acid sequence MDQIHLMNVFVAVGEEEGFAAAARRLNLSPAAVTRAIAGLEEQLGVRLLLRTTRNVRLTEAGQRYLDDTRAILASIEEANEAAAGVNAAPKGNLSVTAPVLFGKKFVMPCIVRYLDEYPGVDVSALFLDRIVNLVDEGIDVAVRIGHLPDSSLKALRVGQVRRVLCAAPNYLARHGMPSHPADLQRHTVIAATGISPRVEWKFGAAEDPTLVRLRPRLTVSSNDAAIDAAIAGLGICRLLSYQVAEEVAAGRLRIILDEHEEAPWPVHLVHRESKFGSSKVRKFIDVLAEHLRGHQYLQ; translated from the coding sequence GTGGACCAGATTCACCTGATGAACGTGTTCGTGGCGGTCGGCGAGGAGGAGGGCTTTGCCGCGGCCGCGCGTCGCCTCAATCTGTCGCCAGCCGCCGTCACGCGCGCTATTGCCGGGCTGGAGGAGCAGTTGGGCGTGCGGCTGCTGCTGCGCACCACCCGCAACGTGCGGCTCACGGAGGCGGGCCAGCGCTACCTGGACGACACGCGCGCCATCCTGGCCAGCATCGAGGAGGCGAACGAGGCGGCGGCCGGCGTGAATGCCGCGCCGAAGGGCAACCTGTCGGTGACGGCGCCCGTATTGTTCGGCAAGAAGTTCGTGATGCCCTGCATCGTGCGCTACCTGGACGAGTACCCCGGGGTGGACGTGTCGGCCCTGTTCCTGGACCGCATCGTCAACCTGGTGGACGAAGGCATCGACGTGGCGGTGCGCATCGGCCATTTGCCCGATTCCAGCCTGAAGGCGCTGCGCGTGGGCCAGGTGCGCCGCGTGCTGTGCGCCGCGCCGAATTATCTGGCGCGCCACGGCATGCCGTCGCATCCGGCGGACCTCCAGCGTCACACGGTCATCGCCGCCACCGGCATCTCGCCGCGCGTGGAGTGGAAGTTCGGCGCCGCCGAAGACCCCACGCTCGTGCGCCTGCGGCCCCGCCTTACGGTATCGAGCAACGACGCGGCCATCGACGCGGCCATCGCCGGGCTGGGCATCTGCCGGCTGCTGTCGTACCAGGTGGCCGAAGAAGTCGCCGCAGGGCGTTTGCGGATTATCCTCGACGAGCACGAAGAAGCGCCGTGGCCCGTGCACCTCGTGCACCGGGAAAGCAAGTTCGGTTCATCGAAGGTGCGCAAGTTCATCGACGTGCTGGCGGAGCATTTGCGGGGGCACCAATACCTGCAATGA
- a CDS encoding PEGA domain-containing protein → MKNAIIGGFVAVALSGCASIMAGSTQPISIQSVPEGATVSVTNRAGQKIHTGVTPVTLTLNRGAGYFKSEVYKVVVKKDGFRDRELTLNSNVNGWYIANIVFGGLIGMVAVDPATGAMYSFPESVTATLDAGEEKVAGAAPLKIVSTTELSAEVMQQARLVGGLQ, encoded by the coding sequence ATGAAGAACGCAATCATTGGCGGTTTTGTGGCCGTGGCACTGTCCGGCTGCGCCAGCATCATGGCGGGCAGCACCCAGCCGATCAGCATCCAGAGCGTTCCCGAAGGCGCCACCGTTTCGGTCACCAACCGCGCCGGCCAGAAAATCCACACGGGCGTCACACCGGTCACGCTCACACTCAATCGTGGCGCGGGCTATTTCAAATCGGAAGTCTATAAAGTGGTCGTCAAAAAAGATGGTTTCCGCGACCGCGAGCTCACGCTCAACAGCAATGTCAATGGCTGGTATATCGCCAATATCGTATTTGGCGGCCTGATCGGCATGGTGGCCGTGGATCCAGCCACCGGGGCAATGTATTCGTTCCCTGAATCGGTGACCGCGACCCTGGACGCGGGCGAGGAAAAAGTGGCGGGCGCGGCACCGTTGAAGATCGTGTCCACGACCGAACTGTCCGCCGAAGTGATGCAGCAGGCCCGCCTCGTTGGCGGCCTTCAGTAA